The Sphingobacteriaceae bacterium DNA window GGCGCCTGGCCACCGCCATCCCAGAGCCCTCCATCCGGGAGCAGGCATTGAACAGCATCCGGTACAAGCGGTTCCACTGCGAGGGGGGCGCCGTCTTCGCCTGCCAGTTTGCCCGGCCCGACCCGGGCCTGGTCGGGGCCATCGTAGCCCTGCAGACTTTGAGCGACTACCTGGACAACCTGACGGACCGCTGGGCGCCGGGAGACGGCCGGATGGCCCGGCGGCTGCACCGGGCCTTCATCGATGCGGTGGAGCCCCACCGCCCCGGCGGCCGCTACTTTGACCCCGCAGGCCCCCACGACGGCGGCTACGCCGCAGCCCTGGCGGAAACGGTACGCCGGGAATGCCGCCGTCGACCCGGCTATGGGGCGGTGGCCGGAACCATGGGCTGGCTGGCCCGGCGGTACGCCGACCTGCAGGTGCTGAAGCACCTGGACGCCGGGCGGCGGGAGCCCCTCCTGCGTCGCTGGGCCGAGCGCCACAGCCGCCCTTGGGCCGGCGGCTTGCACTGGTGGGAATTTGCCGCCGCCGCCGGCTCCACCTTGGCCATGTTCAGCCTGCTGGCGGCTGCCCGGGATCCGGCCCTGACGGCGGACCAGGCTTCGGCTTTGGCCGGGGCCTACTTCCCGTGGATTTGCGCCCTCCACATCTTGCTGGACTACTTCATCGACCAGGAAGAAGACCGGCTGGGGGGCGATTTCAACTTCGCCGCCTGCTACCGGGATGACGGACAGGCCGTGGCCCGGCTGGAGCACCTGCTGGAGCGGGCTTTGGCCGCAGCGGCCACCCTGGTGCCGGCGGGCTTCCACTCATTGGTGGTGCAGGGCCTGCCGGGGCTATACCTGGCCGACGGCAAGGTGGACCGCCAAGGTTTCCGGGGCCATGCCCGGCGGCTGCTGGCCCGGGCGGGCCATCGGGCCTGGGTGGTGCACTGGGTGGCCCGCTGGCGCCGCCGCCTGGCCCGGGAAGATCCCGGCCTGCAGCCGCCGCCCCTGCCCGGAGCTTAGGCCATCTTGCCCACCAGGGCGATGACTTCACCCGTATGGACGGTAGGATGGGGATTCAAGGCCACCACCATGCCGGTGACGGGGGCCGGCACGTCGGCTTCGTCCACCAGGCGCTGCAGGCCGTAAATGGTGCCTAGGGGCTGGCCCAACTCCACCTTGTCACCCACGGCCACGGCGGGCACAAACAGGCCGCCGCTGGGGGCCAAAGCCTTGGTCAACCGGCCTTCCACCACCACCTGGGGCTGCCGGGGCGGTTCCGGTTCGCCCGGCGTTATGCGCAAATATCGAAAAACATTCCACAGGCCCCGCACACCGGCTGCCACCGCCTCCTCATGGAACCGGCCGGGGCCGCCCAGTTGGACGGTGATGGCCGGGGTGCCGATGCCGGCGCACCCCCGGGCCAGCTGGCCCTGGAAGCGTTGATCGGGCGCGCCGGCTTCCGGGTCATCCTGGATGAGAACGGGCAGGCCGAAAACTTCGGCCAGCCGCCGGCTCTCCCGCTGGTCGGGGAGGAAAAGGGCGTGCATTACGGTATCGGCAAAGTCGGCGTGAAGGTCGATGACCGCATCGGCCTGGCGCACAAAGCTTTCGAACAAGGCGTGGGCCATGCGCTCGCTCATGTTGCCGTCGGGCTTGCCGGGCCACGCCCGGTTCATGTCGGCCCCGTCCCAAGGGGTGTGGCGCTGCCGGGCGGTGAAGGCCGGCAGGTTGGCCACGGGTACGGCGATGATGCTCCCCGATAGGGCGGAGGGCTCCAAGGCATGGAGGAACCGCCGGATCACCTCGATGCCGTTGACTTCATCGCCGTGGACGGCGGCCTGCACGTAGACGGTGGGACCTTCCCCGGAACCCCTGACGATGACCACGGGCAATTCCACCCGCCGGCCGTCGGCCAAGCGGCCTACGGGGACCGCCGTATGCAGCTTCTCCCCGGGGCCGGCGGCTTTGCTGCTGCCGTTAAAATGGGCCAGGGGGATCACCTCCTCTTCCCATCAATCATAATGGCCGCTCCTGCCAGGGACACTATAGGGCAGCATCCTGCTTGGGGAGGTGGCCCTTGGTTCAACCCCTCAGTTC harbors:
- a CDS encoding DUF2600 family protein, which encodes MSRGTRLLWPGLTPGLAYGMRLFRRVLPLVHAELENWRRLATAIPEPSIREQALNSIRYKRFHCEGGAVFACQFARPDPGLVGAIVALQTLSDYLDNLTDRWAPGDGRMARRLHRAFIDAVEPHRPGGRYFDPAGPHDGGYAAALAETVRRECRRRPGYGAVAGTMGWLARRYADLQVLKHLDAGRREPLLRRWAERHSRPWAGGLHWWEFAAAAGSTLAMFSLLAAARDPALTADQASALAGAYFPWICALHILLDYFIDQEEDRLGGDFNFAACYRDDGQAVARLEHLLERALAAAATLVPAGFHSLVVQGLPGLYLADGKVDRQGFRGHARRLLARAGHRAWVVHWVARWRRRLAREDPGLQPPPLPGA
- a CDS encoding succinylglutamate desuccinylase/aspartoacylase family protein, with the translated sequence MIPLAHFNGSSKAAGPGEKLHTAVPVGRLADGRRVELPVVIVRGSGEGPTVYVQAAVHGDEVNGIEVIRRFLHALEPSALSGSIIAVPVANLPAFTARQRHTPWDGADMNRAWPGKPDGNMSERMAHALFESFVRQADAVIDLHADFADTVMHALFLPDQRESRRLAEVFGLPVLIQDDPEAGAPDQRFQGQLARGCAGIGTPAITVQLGGPGRFHEEAVAAGVRGLWNVFRYLRITPGEPEPPRQPQVVVEGRLTKALAPSGGLFVPAVAVGDKVELGQPLGTIYGLQRLVDEADVPAPVTGMVVALNPHPTVHTGEVIALVGKMA